The following are from one region of the Noviherbaspirillum sedimenti genome:
- a CDS encoding LysR family transcriptional regulator, which yields MLPPLNSIVSRLRLKQLRLLVALSDHGSLIKAAEQVALTQPGASKALHEIESALGATLFVRTNRGLEPNEVGHVVIRYARLIQTDLAHLREEMIGILQGHGGRLSLGTIMGAVPLLTDALSRLLEKRQALSVEIVEDTSGHLLHLLDEGRLDLAICRTSISQRPHLYDSLDVRDEQLAVVANKSHPLAKEKNLVLSDLAGFRWVVYSANMPMRLLLEREFHEAGLRFPLYLLETTSAFTTLSLLQRNPTLVALLSTDVAQFCSRFGMTTVLPLELHSRSEPYQLVTRHGSVLSPVARLFIQELTQESSAKRDESAAPPAAQLT from the coding sequence ATGTTGCCACCGCTTAACTCAATCGTTTCCCGCCTGCGCTTGAAACAGCTGCGTCTGCTGGTTGCGCTGAGTGACCATGGGTCCCTCATCAAAGCGGCCGAACAGGTGGCGTTGACGCAACCCGGCGCCAGCAAGGCGCTGCACGAAATCGAATCGGCGTTAGGCGCCACCTTGTTCGTGCGCACCAATCGCGGTCTCGAACCGAATGAAGTGGGGCACGTTGTGATCCGCTATGCGCGCCTGATTCAGACTGATTTGGCGCATTTGCGGGAAGAGATGATCGGCATTCTGCAAGGCCATGGAGGCCGCTTGTCACTCGGCACGATCATGGGTGCGGTGCCACTGCTGACCGATGCCTTGTCGCGGCTGCTGGAAAAACGCCAGGCGCTATCGGTCGAAATCGTCGAGGATACCAGCGGCCACTTGCTCCATCTGCTGGATGAAGGCAGGCTCGATCTGGCGATCTGCCGCACCAGCATCAGCCAGCGCCCGCATCTTTACGACAGCCTGGACGTACGCGACGAGCAGTTGGCGGTGGTGGCCAACAAGAGTCATCCTCTGGCGAAGGAAAAAAACCTGGTGCTGTCCGATCTGGCCGGCTTTCGCTGGGTGGTCTACTCGGCCAACATGCCGATGCGACTGCTGCTGGAACGCGAATTTCACGAGGCGGGTTTGCGTTTTCCTCTCTATCTGCTGGAAACGACTTCGGCCTTCACCACGCTGTCTCTGCTGCAAAGGAACCCGACGCTGGTGGCATTGCTGTCGACCGACGTCGCGCAATTCTGTTCGCGCTTCGGCATGACGACAGTGCTGCCACTGGAACTGCATTCGCGCAGTGAGCCGTACCAGTTGGTCACGCGGCATGGTAGCGTGCTGTCGCCGGTCGCCCGCCTGTTTATTCAGGAACTGACTCAGGAATCCAGCGCCAAGCGGGATGAATCCGCTGCTCCACCGGCCGCGCAGCTTACTTAG
- a CDS encoding HPF/RaiA family ribosome-associated protein, whose protein sequence is MQVHMVSPQFSLTPSLREYLEQRLRAAFAPLGGKIIEIAVRLRDLNGPRGGCDMQCQVSVTMAGKPAVIIREVQENMYNAIDLAVKRAAYRVSRIASRQRPAGRQVVRITEPDA, encoded by the coding sequence ATGCAAGTCCATATGGTTTCACCGCAATTTTCTCTCACTCCCTCGCTGCGCGAATATCTCGAGCAGCGCCTGCGCGCCGCTTTTGCGCCGCTTGGCGGAAAAATCATTGAAATCGCAGTGCGCCTGCGCGACCTGAACGGTCCACGCGGCGGTTGCGACATGCAGTGCCAGGTGTCGGTGACGATGGCGGGCAAGCCGGCCGTGATCATCAGAGAAGTGCAGGAAAACATGTACAACGCGATTGATCTCGCAGTCAAACGGGCGGCGTATCGGGTCAGCCGCATCGCCTCACGCCAGCGTCCGGCTGGCAGGCAGGTCGTGCGGATCACGGAGCCTGATGCCTGA
- a CDS encoding iron-containing alcohol dehydrogenase: protein MALINYITQVQFDFGALGLLQQECDRIGIRSPMVVTDAGIKAAGILDRVLAQLNNAASVAVFDRTPPNPNEAAVRAAAEIYREGAFDGIIAVGGGSSIDLAKGVAVLATHTGSLKTFAAIEGGVARITSATAPVIAIPTTAGTGSEVGRGAILILDDGRKVGVLSPYLVPKVAICDPELTLKLPAMLTAATGMDAIAHCMETFMAPAFNPPADGIALDGLWRAWSHIERATRDPEDREARFNMMSASMQGALAFQKGLGCVHSLSHSLGGANPRLHHGTLNAIFLPAVIDFNQSSASVQKENKLARMAQAMGLADPAEIGCAIQALNQRLGLPAGLKELDVNRELFPKIIQGALADHSHKTNPRVASDEDYATMLEQSL, encoded by the coding sequence ATGGCACTGATTAACTATATTACTCAGGTTCAATTTGATTTCGGCGCACTGGGCTTGCTGCAGCAGGAATGCGACCGCATCGGCATCCGCAGTCCAATGGTCGTGACCGATGCCGGCATCAAGGCCGCCGGCATTCTCGATCGCGTGTTGGCGCAGCTGAACAATGCCGCCAGCGTGGCCGTGTTCGACCGGACACCGCCCAATCCCAACGAAGCTGCGGTGCGCGCCGCCGCCGAAATTTACCGCGAAGGCGCTTTTGACGGCATCATCGCAGTCGGTGGCGGTTCCTCGATTGATCTGGCCAAGGGTGTCGCCGTGCTGGCCACTCACACCGGTTCGCTGAAGACTTTTGCCGCCATCGAAGGTGGGGTTGCCCGCATCACCTCGGCCACCGCACCGGTGATTGCCATTCCGACTACCGCCGGCACAGGGAGCGAAGTTGGACGGGGCGCCATCCTGATTCTCGACGATGGCCGCAAGGTCGGCGTCCTGTCGCCGTATCTGGTGCCGAAAGTGGCAATCTGCGATCCGGAACTGACGCTCAAGTTGCCGGCCATGCTGACAGCGGCCACTGGCATGGATGCAATCGCCCATTGCATGGAAACCTTCATGGCGCCGGCCTTCAATCCGCCGGCAGACGGCATTGCCCTCGACGGCCTGTGGCGGGCTTGGTCGCATATCGAACGTGCCACCCGCGATCCGGAAGACCGCGAAGCCCGCTTCAACATGATGAGCGCATCGATGCAGGGCGCCCTGGCATTTCAAAAGGGTTTGGGTTGCGTGCATAGCTTGAGTCATTCGCTGGGCGGCGCCAATCCGCGCCTGCATCACGGCACGCTGAACGCGATTTTCCTGCCGGCGGTGATCGACTTCAACCAGTCTTCGGCGTCGGTACAGAAAGAAAACAAGCTGGCGCGCATGGCGCAGGCGATGGGCCTGGCCGATCCGGCCGAGATCGGCTGCGCCATCCAGGCGCTCAACCAGCGACTGGGACTGCCGGCCGGGTTGAAAGAACTGGACGTGAACCGCGAGCTGTTCCCGAAGATTATCCAGGGCGCACTTGCCGATCACAGCCACAAGACCAATCCGCGCGTCGCCAGCGATGAAGATTACGCAACGATGCTGGAACAGTCGCTGTAA
- a CDS encoding acetylornithine transaminase, translating into MEFSQYDINALMYVTNRPELVFTEGQGMWLTDHQGKRYLDYLQGWAVNCLGHSPQCIQDALAVQAKKLINPSPAFYNEPSVALASLLTDNSCFDRVFFTNSGAEANEGAIKLARKWGKKNPNAKGENRFEVITFKHSFHGRTLATMSASGKPGWDTLYAPQVPGFPKADLNDLASVEKLLNEHTVAVMLEPVQGEGGVLPATREFMQGLRELTKRHDILLIVDEVQTGMGRTGELFAYQLSNVVPDIMTLGKGIGGGVPLAALLCREEIACFEAGDQGGTYNGNPLMTAVGVAIIEALLADGFMQAVRDRGAYLSTELKKLSAKHGLGTERGEGLLRALDLDSEIGPKIVDMARDMGPVGLLLNSPRPNLLRFMPALNVSTEEIDQMITMLSDILASIKG; encoded by the coding sequence ATGGAATTCAGCCAGTACGATATCAATGCTTTGATGTATGTCACCAACCGCCCCGAGCTTGTCTTCACCGAAGGGCAAGGCATGTGGCTGACCGACCATCAAGGCAAGCGATATCTTGACTATCTGCAAGGCTGGGCGGTGAACTGCCTCGGCCACTCGCCGCAATGCATCCAGGATGCGCTGGCGGTGCAGGCGAAAAAGCTGATCAACCCCTCGCCGGCTTTCTACAACGAACCGTCGGTCGCCCTGGCTTCGCTCCTGACCGACAACTCCTGTTTCGACCGCGTCTTCTTTACCAATAGCGGCGCCGAAGCCAATGAAGGCGCCATCAAGCTGGCGCGCAAATGGGGCAAGAAAAATCCCAACGCCAAGGGCGAAAACCGCTTTGAAGTCATCACCTTCAAGCACAGCTTCCACGGCCGCACCCTGGCCACCATGTCGGCCAGCGGCAAGCCGGGCTGGGATACCCTCTACGCACCGCAAGTGCCGGGCTTTCCCAAGGCTGACCTGAACGACCTGGCCAGCGTCGAAAAGCTGCTCAACGAGCATACCGTGGCGGTGATGCTGGAGCCGGTGCAGGGCGAAGGCGGCGTGCTGCCGGCCACGCGCGAATTCATGCAAGGCTTGCGCGAACTGACCAAACGCCACGACATTCTCCTGATCGTCGATGAAGTGCAAACCGGCATGGGCCGTACCGGCGAACTGTTCGCCTATCAGTTGTCCAATGTCGTGCCCGACATCATGACCCTGGGCAAAGGCATCGGCGGCGGAGTGCCGCTGGCCGCCCTGCTCTGCCGCGAGGAAATCGCCTGCTTCGAAGCCGGCGACCAGGGCGGCACCTACAACGGCAATCCGTTGATGACCGCAGTCGGCGTCGCCATCATTGAAGCCCTGCTGGCGGACGGCTTCATGCAAGCGGTACGCGACCGTGGCGCCTACCTCAGCACCGAACTGAAAAAGCTCTCCGCAAAACATGGCCTGGGCACCGAACGCGGCGAAGGCTTGCTGCGCGCGCTCGACCTCGATTCCGAGATCGGCCCGAAAATCGTCGACATGGCGCGCGACATGGGCCCGGTCGGCCTGCTGCTGAATTCGCCACGTCCCAATCTGCTGCGATTCATGCCGGCGCTGAATGTCAGCACCGAGGAAATCGACCAGATGATCACCATGCTGTCGGACATTCTCGCCAGTATCAAAGGCTAG
- a CDS encoding CDP-6-deoxy-delta-3,4-glucoseen reductase: MTFQVTVQPSGRQFTCDEGETVLGAAIRAGVGLPYGCKNGACGSCKGKVLEGAVSHGKHQEKTLPAAEEAQGLSLFCCAAPQSDIVIEAREVLGAGDFPIKKLPSRVAKIEKLADDVMLVALQLPAAERLQYRAGQYIEFLLKDGKRRSYSMANAPHLDEQITVHVRHMPGGLFTDHVFGAMKERDILRFEGPLGTFFLREESDKPIVLLASGTGFAPIKAIIEHAAHQKTARPMTLYWGGRRPKDLYMHALCEEWTRTLPNFKYVPVISDALPEDGWRGRTGFVHQAVMQDLPDLSAYQVYACGAPIVVDSAQRDFVAQCGLPEEEFYADSFTSEADLAKSSVT; encoded by the coding sequence ATGACTTTCCAAGTAACCGTACAGCCGAGCGGTCGGCAATTTACCTGCGACGAAGGCGAAACCGTGCTGGGCGCGGCCATCCGCGCCGGCGTCGGCCTGCCATATGGCTGCAAGAACGGCGCCTGCGGCAGCTGCAAGGGCAAGGTGCTGGAAGGCGCCGTCAGCCACGGTAAGCACCAGGAAAAAACCCTGCCCGCGGCGGAGGAAGCGCAAGGCCTGTCGCTGTTTTGCTGCGCCGCCCCGCAATCCGACATTGTGATCGAGGCGCGCGAAGTGCTGGGCGCCGGCGACTTCCCGATCAAGAAGCTGCCCAGCCGCGTAGCCAAAATTGAAAAGCTGGCAGATGACGTCATGCTGGTTGCGCTGCAATTGCCGGCGGCGGAACGCCTGCAATACCGCGCCGGCCAGTACATCGAATTCCTGCTCAAGGACGGCAAGCGCCGCAGCTACAGCATGGCCAATGCGCCGCACCTGGATGAACAGATCACGGTGCACGTGCGCCACATGCCGGGCGGCCTGTTTACCGACCACGTGTTCGGCGCCATGAAGGAGCGCGACATCCTGCGCTTCGAAGGGCCGCTGGGCACCTTCTTCCTGCGCGAGGAATCCGACAAGCCGATCGTGCTGCTGGCTTCCGGCACCGGCTTTGCGCCGATCAAGGCGATCATCGAACACGCGGCCCATCAGAAAACCGCGCGGCCGATGACCCTGTACTGGGGCGGCCGCCGCCCCAAGGACCTGTACATGCACGCGCTGTGCGAGGAATGGACCCGTACCCTGCCGAATTTCAAGTACGTCCCGGTGATTTCCGACGCCCTGCCGGAAGACGGCTGGCGCGGCCGCACCGGTTTCGTCCACCAGGCCGTCATGCAGGACTTGCCCGACCTGTCGGCCTACCAGGTGTACGCCTGCGGCGCACCGATCGTGGTCGATTCGGCGCAGCGCGATTTCGTGGCGCAATGCGGGCTGCCGGAAGAAGAATTTTACGCAGATTCCTTTACCTCCGAAGCGGATCTGGCCAAGTCATCAGTGACGTAA
- a CDS encoding SDR family oxidoreductase has translation MKNKNLVNNLVNTSTRDAAHAFGKPRLLIVGCGDVGMRLLPLVRQHFRVFAVTSQPARRAELRAAGAVPIVADLDRPDSLARLARLAHRVVHLAPPQAEGEKDRRTRNLAAILPDRTTLVYVSTTGVYGDCQGAWVDETRAVRPQNARARRRVDAETTLRRWARRSGSRLAILRAPGIYAADRLPLERLKKGTPALRAADDVYTNHIHADDLARLVALALFRGLPGRVYHAVDDTDLKMADYFDAVADAFGLPRPLRLARAELAQVVPPLLLSFMSESRRLANARIKAELGVRLRYPEVGTLLRRPGQLGKQAGE, from the coding sequence ATGAAGAATAAAAATCTGGTCAATAATTTGGTCAATACTTCCACGCGAGATGCCGCGCACGCATTCGGCAAGCCGCGACTGCTGATCGTCGGCTGCGGCGATGTTGGCATGCGCCTGTTGCCGCTGGTACGACAGCATTTTCGCGTTTTCGCCGTTACCAGCCAGCCGGCGCGCCGCGCCGAACTGCGCGCCGCCGGCGCGGTGCCGATCGTTGCCGACCTTGACCGGCCCGACAGCCTGGCGCGGCTGGCGCGGCTGGCGCACCGGGTCGTGCATCTGGCGCCGCCGCAGGCGGAAGGTGAAAAAGACCGGCGGACCCGCAATCTAGCCGCCATTTTACCCGACCGCACGACTCTCGTTTATGTCAGCACCACCGGCGTGTATGGCGATTGCCAGGGAGCGTGGGTTGATGAGACGCGCGCAGTGCGGCCGCAAAATGCCCGTGCCCGGCGCCGGGTGGACGCCGAAACCACCTTGCGCCGCTGGGCCAGGCGTTCCGGCTCGCGCCTGGCCATCCTGCGCGCGCCTGGTATCTACGCGGCCGACCGCCTGCCGCTCGAACGCCTGAAAAAGGGCACGCCGGCGCTGCGTGCGGCTGACGATGTCTACACCAACCACATCCACGCCGACGACCTGGCGCGCTTGGTCGCGCTGGCGCTGTTTCGCGGCCTGCCAGGGAGGGTCTACCATGCGGTCGACGACACCGACCTGAAAATGGCGGATTACTTCGACGCGGTGGCCGATGCCTTCGGCCTGCCGCGGCCGCTGCGGCTGGCGCGCGCCGAGCTGGCGCAGGTGGTGCCGCCGCTATTGTTGTCATTTATGTCGGAATCGCGCCGCCTGGCCAACGCGCGGATCAAGGCCGAGCTGGGCGTGCGCCTGCGCTACCCCGAGGTGGGGACGCTGCTGCGGCGTCCTGGTCAGCTCGGAAAACAGGCGGGAGAATAA
- a CDS encoding VOC family protein, whose translation MECNPVVWFEIYVQDMDRARKFYEAVLQITLEKLNNPSDLPGLDMWAFPMAMEKSGAGGSLVRMEGVASGGNSTLVYFACEDCAVEASRVTTAGGSIQREKMSIGEYGFIVLAIDTEGNMLGLHSMK comes from the coding sequence ATGGAATGCAATCCAGTAGTCTGGTTCGAAATCTATGTGCAGGATATGGACCGCGCGCGCAAATTTTATGAGGCGGTTTTGCAGATCACGCTGGAAAAGTTGAACAACCCCAGCGATCTTCCCGGACTGGACATGTGGGCTTTTCCAATGGCGATGGAGAAATCCGGCGCCGGCGGCAGCCTGGTGCGCATGGAGGGTGTCGCTTCGGGCGGCAATAGTACTCTGGTGTATTTCGCTTGCGAAGATTGTGCGGTCGAGGCGAGCCGGGTCACGACGGCCGGCGGGAGCATCCAGCGCGAGAAAATGTCGATCGGCGAATATGGCTTCATCGTCCTTGCCATCGATACGGAAGGCAACATGCTGGGACTGCACTCGATGAAATGA
- a CDS encoding MgtC/SapB family protein, which yields MDLEVARNFLIALSIGALIGIEREKKKDAEPGRSVGGIRTHILLALIGAASAWQARELAMAWIFVVTLAVVGIAVVANHLRNPARSQDGASGLLSEVAAFTACLLGGMVVVGHAALAVALAVAASAVLAYKQPLHGLVERIGVDDIYAGIKLLIAFFIVLPLLPNETIDPWQAINPHALWLLVILISGLSLVGYVAVRWVGTAHGIALTGITGGLVSSTAVTLNFARSSRLQPEAAQAHAFSAGILLAWLVMFLRAVTLVAIVNAGMLHTIWIPFALMGLVTAAFAGWHYRASLTATAPVEQQGVAIANPFSLSSAIRFGALFAVVLLVVKLAQEHAPGTGVYLVSALAGSVDVDPLILSIAKANQGNGNLAQASTAIVIGVLANTAVKCAMVAGLGAGPTRRHIAVASAAIAVAGLLAIWLF from the coding sequence ATGGACCTTGAAGTTGCCCGCAATTTTCTGATTGCCCTGTCGATTGGCGCCCTGATCGGCATCGAGCGTGAAAAAAAGAAGGATGCTGAACCCGGCCGCTCCGTTGGCGGCATCCGCACCCATATCCTGCTGGCGCTGATCGGCGCCGCCTCGGCCTGGCAGGCGCGCGAGCTGGCCATGGCATGGATTTTCGTCGTCACCCTGGCAGTGGTCGGCATTGCGGTGGTGGCCAACCATCTGCGCAATCCAGCGCGCAGCCAGGACGGCGCGTCAGGCTTGTTGAGCGAAGTCGCCGCCTTCACGGCCTGCCTTCTTGGCGGCATGGTGGTGGTCGGACATGCGGCACTGGCGGTGGCGCTGGCAGTGGCCGCCTCCGCAGTGCTGGCTTACAAGCAGCCGCTGCATGGCCTGGTGGAGCGCATCGGCGTGGACGATATCTATGCCGGTATCAAGCTGCTGATTGCCTTCTTCATCGTGCTGCCGCTGCTGCCGAACGAGACCATCGACCCGTGGCAGGCGATCAATCCACATGCCCTGTGGTTGCTGGTGATCCTGATTTCCGGGCTGTCGCTGGTGGGCTACGTGGCGGTGCGCTGGGTGGGAACCGCGCACGGCATTGCTCTTACCGGCATTACCGGCGGCCTGGTATCGTCTACTGCAGTGACCCTGAATTTTGCGCGCAGCAGCCGCCTGCAACCGGAAGCGGCCCAGGCCCACGCTTTCAGCGCCGGTATCCTGCTGGCCTGGCTGGTGATGTTCTTGCGCGCGGTGACCCTGGTGGCGATCGTCAATGCCGGCATGTTGCATACCATCTGGATACCCTTTGCCCTCATGGGCCTGGTGACCGCAGCATTCGCCGGCTGGCATTATCGCGCCAGCCTGACGGCAACCGCACCGGTCGAGCAGCAAGGCGTCGCCATCGCCAACCCGTTCAGTCTGAGCTCGGCAATTCGCTTTGGCGCCCTGTTCGCCGTCGTGCTGCTGGTCGTCAAACTGGCCCAGGAACATGCGCCAGGCACCGGTGTTTACCTTGTGTCGGCGCTGGCTGGCTCGGTCGATGTCGATCCCCTGATCCTGTCGATCGCCAAAGCAAATCAGGGAAATGGCAACCTGGCGCAGGCCAGCACGGCGATCGTGATCGGGGTGCTGGCCAACACTGCGGTCAAATGCGCCATGGTCGCAGGCCTGGGGGCCGGGCCGACGCGGCGCCACATTGCAGTCGCCAGCGCGGCCATCGCCGTTGCCGGCCTACTGGCCATCTGGCTATTCTGA
- a CDS encoding GspE/PulE family protein, with product MIKEAHKPLDLKQIFSWLMEDGVVDKADAKTSYTQALAILNNAPAAMHPLTALAQSKLKSAHPPHRMLTLDMLTEWMAGKVKLPFLRIDPLKIDFTKVADVMSASYAARFNILPVALNATELTIASASPFMSDWQAEIEKLTRRKVHLVIASPLDISQYTAQFFALAKSIKGAHKSTGQDLALRNNFEQLVEMGAANKHMDANDLHIINIVDWLWQYAFDQRASDIHLEPKRDFSVIRFRIDGILHQVYQVPAVVMIAMTARIKLLGRMDVIEKRRPLDGRIKTRTPGGQEIELRLSTLPTAFGEKLVMRIFDPEVVVKTLPELGFPQAEATRWDSLTKRPHGIILVTGPTGSGKTTTLYTTLKALATSEVNVCTVEDPIEMVEAAFNQMQVQHGIDLSFADGVRALMRQDPDIIMIGEIRDLETAEMAIQAALTGHLVLSTLHTNDAPSAVMRLLELGVPYYLLEATMIGIMAQRLVRTLCPHCKAPDGNVAEDIWNNLTEGWNMPRPASVYRPVGCPECRQTGFKGRTGLYELLTVSQKFSGLIKEETDIHALRRQSVADGMKPLRIAGALKIIEGSTTAEEVLKVTATLNG from the coding sequence ATGATCAAAGAAGCGCACAAACCACTGGACCTGAAACAGATTTTCAGCTGGCTGATGGAAGATGGCGTTGTCGACAAGGCCGACGCCAAGACCAGCTACACGCAGGCGCTGGCGATCCTCAACAACGCACCAGCGGCCATGCATCCGCTGACGGCGCTGGCACAAAGCAAGCTGAAATCGGCCCATCCGCCGCATCGCATGCTGACCCTGGACATGCTGACAGAATGGATGGCCGGCAAGGTGAAGCTGCCCTTCCTGCGCATCGACCCCCTTAAAATCGACTTCACCAAGGTCGCCGACGTCATGTCGGCCAGCTATGCGGCACGCTTTAACATCCTGCCGGTGGCATTGAATGCCACCGAACTGACCATCGCCAGCGCCAGCCCGTTCATGTCGGACTGGCAGGCGGAAATCGAGAAGCTCACGCGCCGCAAAGTGCACCTGGTGATCGCCAGTCCGCTCGACATTTCCCAGTACACGGCCCAGTTCTTTGCCCTGGCCAAGTCGATCAAGGGCGCGCACAAGTCCACCGGGCAGGATCTGGCGCTGCGCAACAATTTCGAGCAACTGGTCGAAATGGGCGCCGCCAACAAGCACATGGACGCCAACGACCTGCACATCATCAACATCGTCGACTGGCTGTGGCAGTACGCGTTCGACCAGCGCGCTTCGGACATCCACCTTGAACCCAAGCGCGATTTTTCGGTGATCCGCTTCCGCATCGACGGCATCCTGCACCAGGTCTACCAGGTGCCGGCGGTGGTGATGATCGCCATGACCGCACGCATCAAGCTGCTGGGTCGCATGGACGTGATCGAAAAGCGCCGGCCGCTCGACGGCCGCATCAAGACCAGGACGCCTGGCGGGCAGGAAATCGAACTGCGCCTGTCCACCCTGCCGACCGCGTTCGGCGAAAAGCTGGTGATGCGCATCTTCGACCCGGAAGTGGTCGTCAAGACGCTGCCGGAACTGGGCTTTCCGCAGGCAGAAGCCACGCGCTGGGACAGCCTGACCAAACGACCGCACGGCATCATCCTGGTCACCGGGCCGACCGGCTCGGGCAAGACCACCACGCTATACACTACCCTGAAAGCACTGGCCACATCCGAGGTCAACGTCTGCACGGTGGAAGACCCGATCGAAATGGTCGAGGCCGCGTTCAACCAGATGCAGGTCCAGCACGGCATTGACCTGTCATTTGCCGACGGCGTGCGCGCACTGATGCGCCAGGACCCGGACATCATCATGATCGGCGAAATCCGCGACCTGGAAACCGCGGAAATGGCGATCCAGGCGGCGCTGACCGGGCACCTGGTGCTCTCCACCCTGCATACCAACGACGCGCCCTCGGCAGTGATGCGCCTGCTGGAACTGGGCGTGCCGTATTATCTGCTGGAAGCCACGATGATCGGCATCATGGCGCAGCGCCTGGTGCGCACACTCTGCCCGCACTGCAAGGCGCCGGATGGCAATGTCGCAGAAGACATCTGGAACAACTTGACGGAAGGCTGGAATATGCCCAGGCCGGCCAGCGTGTATCGTCCGGTCGGCTGTCCGGAATGCCGCCAGACCGGCTTCAAGGGACGCACCGGACTGTATGAACTGCTGACGGTCAGCCAGAAATTCTCCGGCTTGATCAAGGAAGAAACGGATATCCACGCCTTGCGCCGGCAAAGCGTCGCGGATGGCATGAAGCCCTTGCGCATCGCCGGCGCCCTCAAGATCATCGAAGGCAGCACCACCGCCGAGGAAGTGCTGAAAGTGACGGCGACACTGAACGGTTGA
- a CDS encoding sensor domain-containing diguanylate cyclase: MDTEANATVYKTLLESTKAIPWKIDWSTMRFAYIGPQIESLLGWSPKSWVSVQDWADRMHPDDRERVVNFCVAQSQAGVDHEADYRALTTDGHYVWIRDVVHVVRKENGEVDALIGFMFDISERKQNEEKLAQLQKELEALSFKDGLTGVANRRMFDTVLETEWAHAQRNQQALSLLILDVDHFKQYNDCYGHLRGDECLQRVARILAASLQRPRDFLARFGGEEFVIVLPETDAIAAQTVAERCLDLVTSAQIPHAESATSPVLTISIGVGTIVPGQDDVPRRFIDQVDNRLYQAKRNGRHCIA; encoded by the coding sequence ATGGATACAGAAGCCAACGCTACCGTCTACAAGACTCTGCTGGAATCCACCAAAGCGATTCCGTGGAAGATCGACTGGAGCACCATGCGGTTCGCCTACATTGGCCCGCAAATCGAGTCATTGCTGGGCTGGTCGCCCAAGAGCTGGGTGAGCGTGCAGGACTGGGCCGATCGCATGCATCCCGATGACCGGGAAAGGGTCGTGAACTTCTGCGTGGCGCAGTCGCAGGCCGGCGTCGATCACGAGGCGGATTATCGCGCCCTCACCACGGATGGCCACTACGTGTGGATCCGCGACGTGGTGCATGTGGTACGCAAGGAAAACGGTGAAGTTGACGCGCTGATCGGCTTCATGTTCGATATCAGCGAACGCAAGCAGAACGAAGAAAAGCTCGCGCAGTTACAGAAGGAACTGGAAGCGCTTTCCTTCAAGGACGGCTTGACCGGGGTAGCCAACCGCCGGATGTTCGACACAGTTCTGGAAACAGAGTGGGCGCACGCACAGCGCAATCAGCAAGCGCTCTCGCTGCTCATTCTCGACGTCGACCACTTCAAGCAATACAACGATTGCTACGGTCACCTCCGGGGCGATGAGTGCCTGCAGCGCGTGGCCCGGATTCTGGCTGCCTCGCTACAACGGCCGCGGGATTTCCTTGCCAGATTCGGCGGCGAGGAATTCGTCATCGTGCTGCCGGAGACGGACGCGATCGCAGCGCAAACAGTGGCAGAACGGTGTCTTGATCTGGTGACCAGTGCGCAGATCCCGCATGCGGAATCGGCCACCAGTCCGGTGCTGACGATCAGTATCGGCGTGGGCACCATCGTTCCCGGGCAAGACGATGTGCCGAGAAGATTCATCGACCAGGTGGATAACCGGCTTTACCAGGCCAAACGCAACGGCAGGCACTGCATCGCCTGA